A DNA window from Equus przewalskii isolate Varuska chromosome 12, EquPr2, whole genome shotgun sequence contains the following coding sequences:
- the ZNF646 gene encoding zinc finger protein 646 isoform X1: MEDLPTSLSCSDCQRHFPSLPELSRHRELLHPSSNQDNEEADSIPRPYRCQQCGRGYRHPGSLVNHRRTHETGLFPCTTCGKDFTNPMALKSHMRTHAPEGRRRRRPPRLKEATACLQGETVSPDSWGQRLGPREGWENQKKHTEETSGCESGPDPRAALGTWEDPPTRQREVWESQPDPEEDAEGSGPTTNSARAPPLPTPASSLLSNLEQYLAESVVNFTGGQEPTQSPPEEERRYKCSQCGKTYKHAGSLTNHRQSHTLGIYPCAICFKEFSNLMALKNHSRLHAQYRPYQCPHCPRAFRLPRELLEHQLSHEGERQERLWEEKGMPTTNGHTDESSQDQLPTTQMLNGSGELSTSGELEDSGLEEYRPFRCGDCGRTYRHAGSLINHRKSHQTGVYPCSICSKQLFNAAALKNHVRAHHRPRQGAGEDGQPSVLLAPLPLAENTHKEKEVPTTTLDHRPYKCNECGRAYRHRGSLVNHRHSHRTGEYQCSLCPRKYPNLMALRNHVRVHCKAARRSTGPGNEGPPSHLKVELPPDPVGAEATTRTDQEHVCKQEEGTDVPPAADRTAPQICSVCGMLFEDSESLEHHVRTHGEEENNRSGTRVSPPRAFACRDCGKSYRHSGSLINHRQTHQTGDFSCGACAKHFHTMAAMKNHLRRHSRRRSRRHRRRAGSAGGGGEAKFLSGGNWAEELVGDSEGLDCPHDPLGERCSRAEGNLEGDGGYLQAETERDKCGLERDEACFQGDIQGDRERRGTEEGLERKEACFLDNLDVPVNEERNGTHFCDGLTGVDEDQKPATGQLSSPSHSAEAVTSWQAEVSHTCSDCGHSFPHATGLLSHGPCHPPGIYQCSLCPKEFDSLPALRSHFQNHGPGEAASAQPFLCCLCGMIFPGRAGYKLHRRQAHASSGMTEGSEEEGEEEGAAEAASTQSPPLQLSEAELLNQLQREVEALDGAGYGHICGCCGQTYDDLGSLERHHQSQSSGNTTDKAPSHLGESGDATGMVVDSVFESTVTSLSGEGGDTKSGEGISAVVTDGLCMQGEESSLEAQPRPFRCNQCGKTYRHGGSLVNHRKIHQTGDFICPVCSRCYPNLAAYRNHLRNHPRCKGSEPQVGPIPEAGGSSEPQNMGEDGLAQAEVGKFQEKLKVEPLEEVARVKEEAWEETTVKGEEMEPRLETAEKGCQTEASSERPFSCEVCGRSYKHAGSLINHRQSHQTGHFGCQACSKGFSNLMSLKNHRRIHADPRRFRCSECGKAFRLQKQLASHQRVHLQRGGGGGTRKLTLEDRPFRCGQCGRTYRHAGSLLNHRRSHETGQYSCPTCPKTYSNRMALKDHQRLHSESRRRRAGRSRRAAVRCALCGRGFPGRGPLERHLREHEEQTKSGRGGSSGTEHSEGNLVDDQGLENRLGGTEPVPQLEDGDTRPGEQSQSPIRAVGSEATEPVSWGMGKADGLQGDSGQVNHDGDWVPQGHVLAKPEDKSGDSVSRTSCPLGNSQPNGPSLSHVDSWDNGDSIPQLQPESHPFSCSHCGKTYWQSEGPLNHYNTYKTDHRYCLLCSKEFLDPVTTKSHSRNHIAAQTFACPDCGKAFQHHHELTSHLQTHARGISQVPPQIEEARGPKAGTVEDEVDLSVQGKTQKAPSEAPRPPGENAGRANGGQGVKATAAEDEERPFRCAQCGRSYRHAGSLLNHQKAHTTGLYPCSLCPKLLPNLLSLKNHGRTHTDPKRHRCSICGKAFRTAARLEGHGRVHAPREGPFTCPHCPRHFRRRISFLQHRQQHQEEWTVASSGAPKAPAMGGGDLSLPLPPTPTTLLLDPSPKWPADLSFSL, translated from the exons ATGGAGGACTTGCCCACCTCACTCAGCTGCTCTGACTGTCAGCGCCACTTTCCTAGCCTCCCAGAACTGTCACGGCACCGTGAACTGCTCCATCCATCTTCCAACCAGGATAATGAGGAGGCTGACAGCATCCCTCGGCCCTACCGCTGTCAGCAGTGTGGGCGGGGTTACCGTCACCCAGGGAGCCTGGTCAACCATCGCCGGACCCACGAGACTGGCCTTTTCCCCTGTACCACCTGTGGCAAGGACTTTACCAATCCCATGGCCCTCAAGAGCCACATGAGAACTCATGCTCCTGAGGGCCGCCGCAGACGCAGGCCCCCCCGCCTGAAGGAAGCCACTGCATGCCTCCAGGGGGAGACAGTGTCCCCTGACTCCTGGGGCCAGAGGCTTGGCCCTAGGGAAGGCTgggaaaaccagaaaaaacaTACTGAAGAGACATCTGGCTGTGAGTCTGGGCCTGATCCCAGGGCAGCTCTGGGCACTTGGGAAGATCCACCTACCAGACAAAGAGAAGTCTGGGAAAGCCAGCCAGATCCTGAGGAGGATGCAGAGGGCTCGGGGCCCACTACGAACTCTGCTAGAGCCCCAccgctccccaccccagccagcagCCTTCTGAGCAATTTGGAACAGTATTTGGCTGAATCAGTAGTGAATTTCACAGGGGGCCAGGAGCCTACCCAGTCCCCTCCTGAGGAAGAACGTCGGTACAAGTGCAGTCAATGTGGCAAGACCTACAAGCATGCCGGGAGTCTCACCAACCACCGCCAGAGCCATACCCTGGGCATCTACCCTTGTGCCATCTGCTTCAAGGAGTTCTCTAACCTCATGGCCCTGAAAAACCATTCCCGACTCCATGCCCAATATCGGCCATACCAGTGTCCCCACTGCCCCCGTGCCTTCCGGCTCCCCCGAGAGCTTCTGGAACACCAGCTATCCCAtgagggagaaaggcaggaacGGCTGTGGGAAGAAAAAGGGATGCCCACCACCAATGGGCACACAGATGAGAGCAGCCAGGACCAACTCCCCACTACACAGATGCTGAATGGCTCCGGGGAGCTCAGCACCTCTGGAGAGCTGGAGGACAGTGGTCTAGAGGAGTACCGGCCTTTCCGCTGTGGTGACTGTGGCCGTACTTACCGCCATGCTGGGAGCCTCATCAACCATCGCAAGAGCCACCAGACAGGTGTCTACCCCTGCTCCATCTGTTCCAAGCAGCTGTTTAATGCAGCTGCCCTCAAAAACCATGTGCGGGCTCATCACAGACCCCGGCAAGGAGCTGGGGAAGATGGGCAGCCATCAGTGCTGCTAGCTCCCCTGCCCCTGGCTGAGAACACCCACAAAGAGAAGGAGGTCCCCACTACCACCCTGGACCACCGCCCGTATAAGTGCAATGAGTGTGGTCGGGCTTACCGCCACCGGGGGAGCCTAGTGAACCACCGCCACAGCCATCGGACAGGAGAGTACCAGTGCTCACTCTGTCCCCGCAAGTACCCTAACCTTATGGCCCTGCGCAACCACGTGCGGGTACATTGCAAGGCTGCTCGCCGCAGCACAGGCCCAGGGAACGAGGGTCCCCCCAGCCACCTCAAGGTGGAGCTCCCGCCTGACCCAGTGGGAGCAGAGGCAACCACACGTACAGACCAGGAACATGTGTGCAAACAAGAAGAGGGCACTGATGTCCCCCCAGCAGCAGATAGGACAGCACCACAGATATGTAGCGTGTGTGGGATGCTCTTTGAAGACTCTGAGAGCCTTGAACATCATGTACGGACCCatggggaagaggaaaacaaCAGGTCAGGGACCAGGGTATCACCACCTCGGGCATTTGCCTGCCGAGACTGTGGAAAGAGCTATCGCCACTCTGGCAGCCTTATCAACCACAGGCAGACCCACCAGACAGGAGACTTCAGTTGTGGGGCCTGTGCCAAGCACTTCCATACCATGGCTGCCATGAAGAACCATTTGCGACGCCATAGTCGACGGCGGAGCAGGCGGCACCGCAGGCGGGCTGGCAGTGCTGGTGGTGGGGGAGAAGCCAAATTCCTGTCAGGCGGGAACTGGGCCGAGGAGTTGGTGGGAGACAGTGAGGGCCTGGACTGCCCCCATGACCCTTTAGGGGAAAGATGTAGTAGAGCTGAAGGCAACTTGGAAGGTGATGGGGGCTATTTGCAGGCTGAAACTGAAAGAGACAAGTGTGGGCTTGAGAGGGATGAGGCCTGTTTCCAGGGTGATATCCAGGGTgatagagagagaagaggcacTGAGGAAGGACTGGAAAGGAAGGAGGCCTGTTTCCTTGACAACTTGGACGTCCCagtcaatgaggaaagaaatgggaCTCACTTCTGTGATGGCCTCACTGGAGTGGACGAAGACCAGAAACCAGCCACTGGCCAGCTCAGCTCCCCTTCCCATTCTGCTGAAGCTGTCACTAGCTGGCAGGCTGAGGTCTCCCACACATGTTCTGACTGTGGGCATTCTTTCCCCCATGCCACCGGCCTGCTGAGCCATGGGCCCTGCCACCCACCAGGCATCTATCAGTGCTCCCTCTGCCCGAAGGAGTTCGACTCTCTGCCTGCCCTGCGCAGCCACTTCCAGAACCACGGGCCCGGGGAGGCAGCCTCGGCACAGCCTTTCCTCTGCTGCCTCTGTGGCATGATCTTCCCTGGGCGGGCTGGCTACAAGCTTCACCGGCGCCAGGCTCATGCCTCTTCTGGCATGActgagggctcagaggaggagggagaagaggaaggagcagcagaggcagcctCCACTCAGAGCCCCCCACTGCAGCTTTCGGAAGCAGAGTTGTTGAATCAGCTGCAGCGAGAGGTGGAGGCGCTGGATGGAGCTGGTTATGGGCACATCTGTGGCTGCTGTGGTCAGACGTATGATGACCTGGGAAGCCTGGAGCGTCATCACCAAAGTCAGAGTTCTGGGAACACCACAGACAAGGCTCCCAGCCACTTGGGAGAGTCAGGTGATGCCACGGGAATGGTTGTAGACAGTGTCTTTGAGAGCACAGTGACCTCTCTTTCTGGGGAGGGTGGAGACACAAAGTCTGGAGAGGGAATAAGTGCTGTGGTTACAGATGGCCTTTGCATGCAGGGTGAGGAAAGTTCTCTGGAGGCCCAGCCCCGCCCCTTCCGCTGCAACCAGTGTGGCAAGACCTACCGCCATGGGGGCAGTCTGGTGAACCACCGCAAGATCCACCAGACTGGAGACTTCATCTGCCCTGTCTGCTCCCGCTGCTACCCCAACCTGGCTGCCTACCGTAATCATCTGCGAAACCACCCACGCTGCAAAGGCTCAGAGCCCCAGGTGGGGCCCAtcccagaggcaggaggcagcagtGAGCCCCAGAACATGGGAGAGGACGGGCTGGCGCAGGCAGAAGTGGGGAAGTTCCAGGAAAAACTTAAAGTGGagcccctggaggaggtggcGAGAGTGAAAGAAGAGGCATGGGAGGAGACCACTGTGAAGGGGGAAGAGATGGAGCCAAGGTTGGAGACTGCAGAGAAGGGCTGCCAGACTGAGGCCAGCTCTGAGCGGCCCTTCAGCTGCGAGGTGTGTGGCCGGTCATACAAGCATGCTGGCAGCCTCATCAATCACCGGCAGAGCCACCAGACAGGCCACTTTGGCTGCCAGGCCTGCTCCAAAGGTTTCTCAAACCTAATGTCCCTCAAGAACCACAGGCGCATCCATGCAGATCCCCGGCGTTTCCGCTGCAGcgagtgtgggaaggccttccGCCTGCAGAAACAGCTGGCCAGCCACCAGCGGGTCCACCTtcagcggggtgggggtgggggcacccgAAAGCTGACTCTGGAAGATCGGCCCTTCCGGTGTGGGCAGTGTGGACGGACCTACCGCCATGCTGGCAGCCTCCTGAACCACCGGCGCAGCCATGAGACAGGCCAGTATAGCTGTCCCACCTGCCCCAAGACCTACTCCAATCGCATGGCCCTGAAGGACCACCAGAGGCTGCATTCAGAGAGCCGGCGGCGGCGTGCAGGGCGATCCCGGCGGGCAGCTGTGCGCTGTGCCCTCTGTGGCCGGGGCTTCCCTGGCCGGGGACCTCTGGAGCGGCACCTGCGAGAGCATGAGGAGCAGACCAAAAGTGGTCGGGGAGGCTCAAGTGGCACAGAGCACAGTGAGGGAAACCTGGTTGATGACCAGGGACTAGAGAACAGATTGGGTGGTACTGAGCCAGTACCCCAGCTGGAGGATGGAGACACGAGGCCAGGAGAGCAGAGTCAGAGCCCCATTAGGGCAGTAGGTTCAGAAGCCACAGAGCCAGTATCTTGGGGCATGGGGAAAGCAGATGGGTTGCAAGGGGACAGTGGACAGGTGAATCATGATGGAGATTGGGTTCCTCAGGGTCATGTACTGGCCAAGCCAGAAGACAAGTCAGGGGACAGTGTTTCCAGGACTTCTTGCCCCCTTGGCAACAGCCAGCCCAATGGACCTAGTCTGAGTCACGTGGATAGCTGGGACAATGGAGATAGCATACCTCAGCTCCAGCCAGAGAGCCATCCCTTTTCCTGCAGCCATTGTGGCAAGACCTACTGGCAGTCGGAAGGCCCCTTGAACCACTACAACACCTACAAGACAGACCACCGCTATTGTCTGCTCTGCTCCAAGGAGTTCTTGGATCCTGTGACCACTAAGAGCCACAGCCGTAACCACATAGCTGCCCAGACCTTTGCCTGCCCTGACTGTGGCAAGGCCTTTCAGCACCACCATGAACTAACCAGCCACCTGCAGACTCATGCTAGGGGCATCAGTCAAGTGCCACCTCAGATAGAGGAGGCCAGAGGTCCCAAAGCTGGGACTGTGGAGGATGAGGTGGATCTCTCTGTCCAAGGAAAAACCCAGAAGGCCCCATCAGAAGCCCCCAGGCCTCCAGGAGAGAATGCTGGGAGAGCTAATGGAGGGCAAGGAGTAAAGGCCACAGCGGCTGAAGATGAAGAGCGGCCCTTCCGCTGTGCCCAGTGTGGGCGTTCCTACCGCCATGCTGGTAGCCTCCTGAACCACCAGAAGGCCCACACCACTGGACTCTatccctgttccctctgccccaaGCTTCTACCTAACCTGCTGTCCCTTAAGAACCATGGCAGGACCCACACGGACCCAAAGCGTCACCGCTGCAGCATCTGTGGCAAGGCGTTCCGGACAGCTGCTCGGCTGGAGGGCCATGGGCGAGTCCATGCACCCCGGGAGGGGCCCTTCACCTGCCCCCACTGTCCCCGCCACTTCCGCCGCCGCATCAGCTTCCTGCAGCACCGGCAGCAGCACCAGGAGGAATGGACAGTGGCCAGCTCTG gagcCCCAAAGGCACCAGCGATGGGAGGAGGGGACTTGTCATTGCCTCTTCCACCCACCCCAACGACCCTACTCCTGGACCCTTCCCCCAAGTGGCCTGCAGacctcagcttctccctctga
- the ZNF646 gene encoding zinc finger protein 646 isoform X3 → MEDLPTSLSCSDCQRHFPSLPELSRHRELLHPSSNQDNEEADSIPRPYRCQQCGRGYRHPGSLVNHRRTHETGLFPCTTCGKDFTNPMALKSHMRTHAPEGRRRRRPPRLKEATACLQGETVSPDSWGQRLGPREGWENQKKHTEETSGCESGPDPRAALGTWEDPPTRQREVWESQPDPEEDAEGSGPTTNSARAPPLPTPASSLLSNLEQYLAESVVNFTGGQEPTQSPPEEERRYKCSQCGKTYKHAGSLTNHRQSHTLGIYPCAICFKEFSNLMALKNHSRLHAQYRPYQCPHCPRAFRLPRELLEHQLSHEGERQERLWEEKGMPTTNGHTDESSQDQLPTTQMLNGSGELSTSGELEDSGLEEYRPFRCGDCGRTYRHAGSLINHRKSHQTGVYPCSICSKQLFNAAALKNHVRAHHRPRQGAGEDGQPSVLLAPLPLAENTHKEKEVPTTTLDHRPYKCNECGRAYRHRGSLVNHRHSHRTGEYQCSLCPRKYPNLMALRNHVRVHCKAARRSTGPGNEGPPSHLKVELPPDPVGAEATTRTDQEHVCKQEEGTDVPPAADRTAPQICSVCGMLFEDSESLEHHVRTHGEEENNRSGTRVSPPRAFACRDCGKSYRHSGSLINHRQTHQTGDFSCGACAKHFHTMAAMKNHLRRHSRRRSRRHRRRAGSAGGGGEAKFLSGGNWAEELVGDSEGLDCPHDPLGERCSRAEGNLEGDGGYLQAETERDKCGLERDEACFQGDIQGDRERRGTEEGLERKEACFLDNLDVPVNEERNGTHFCDGLTGVDEDQKPATGQLSSPSHSAEAVTSWQAEVSHTCSDCGHSFPHATGLLSHGPCHPPGIYQCSLCPKEFDSLPALRSHFQNHGPGEAASAQPFLCCLCGMIFPGRAGYKLHRRQAHASSGMTEGSEEEGEEEGAAEAASTQSPPLQLSEAELLNQLQREVEALDGAGYGHICGCCGQTYDDLGSLERHHQSQSSGNTTDKAPSHLGESGDATGMVVDSVFESTVTSLSGEGGDTKSGEGISAVVTDGLCMQGEESSLEAQPRPFRCNQCGKTYRHGGSLVNHRKIHQTGDFICPVCSRCYPNLAAYRNHLRNHPRCKGSEPQVGPIPEAGGSSEPQNMGEDGLAQAEVGKFQEKLKVEPLEEVARVKEEAWEETTVKGEEMEPRLETAEKGCQTEASSERPFSCEVCGRSYKHAGSLINHRQSHQTGHFGCQACSKGFSNLMSLKNHRRIHADPRRFRCSECGKAFRLQKQLASHQRVHLQRGGGGGTRKLTLEDRPFRCGQCGRTYRHAGSLLNHRRSHETGQYSCPTCPKTYSNRMALKDHQRLHSESRRRRAGRSRRAAVRCALCGRGFPGRGPLERHLREHEEQTKSGRGGSSGTEHSEGNLVDDQGLENRLGGTEPVPQLEDGDTRPGEQSQSPIRAVGSEATEPVSWGMGKADGLQGDSGQVNHDGDWVPQGHVLAKPEDKSGDSVSRTSCPLGNSQPNGPSLSHVDSWDNGDSIPQLQPESHPFSCSHCGKTYWQSEGPLNHYNTYKTDHRYCLLCSKEFLDPVTTKSHSRNHIAAQTFACPDCGKAFQHHHELTSHLQTHARGISQVPPQIEEARGPKAGTVEDEVDLSVQGKTQKAPSEAPRPPGENAGRANGGQGVKATAAEDEERPFRCAQCGRSYRHAGSLLNHQKAHTTGLYPCSLCPKLLPNLLSLKNHGRTHTDPKRHRCSICGKAFRTAARLEGHGRVHAPREGPFTCPHCPRHFRRRISFLQHRQQHQEEWTVASSGTGA, encoded by the coding sequence ATGGAGGACTTGCCCACCTCACTCAGCTGCTCTGACTGTCAGCGCCACTTTCCTAGCCTCCCAGAACTGTCACGGCACCGTGAACTGCTCCATCCATCTTCCAACCAGGATAATGAGGAGGCTGACAGCATCCCTCGGCCCTACCGCTGTCAGCAGTGTGGGCGGGGTTACCGTCACCCAGGGAGCCTGGTCAACCATCGCCGGACCCACGAGACTGGCCTTTTCCCCTGTACCACCTGTGGCAAGGACTTTACCAATCCCATGGCCCTCAAGAGCCACATGAGAACTCATGCTCCTGAGGGCCGCCGCAGACGCAGGCCCCCCCGCCTGAAGGAAGCCACTGCATGCCTCCAGGGGGAGACAGTGTCCCCTGACTCCTGGGGCCAGAGGCTTGGCCCTAGGGAAGGCTgggaaaaccagaaaaaacaTACTGAAGAGACATCTGGCTGTGAGTCTGGGCCTGATCCCAGGGCAGCTCTGGGCACTTGGGAAGATCCACCTACCAGACAAAGAGAAGTCTGGGAAAGCCAGCCAGATCCTGAGGAGGATGCAGAGGGCTCGGGGCCCACTACGAACTCTGCTAGAGCCCCAccgctccccaccccagccagcagCCTTCTGAGCAATTTGGAACAGTATTTGGCTGAATCAGTAGTGAATTTCACAGGGGGCCAGGAGCCTACCCAGTCCCCTCCTGAGGAAGAACGTCGGTACAAGTGCAGTCAATGTGGCAAGACCTACAAGCATGCCGGGAGTCTCACCAACCACCGCCAGAGCCATACCCTGGGCATCTACCCTTGTGCCATCTGCTTCAAGGAGTTCTCTAACCTCATGGCCCTGAAAAACCATTCCCGACTCCATGCCCAATATCGGCCATACCAGTGTCCCCACTGCCCCCGTGCCTTCCGGCTCCCCCGAGAGCTTCTGGAACACCAGCTATCCCAtgagggagaaaggcaggaacGGCTGTGGGAAGAAAAAGGGATGCCCACCACCAATGGGCACACAGATGAGAGCAGCCAGGACCAACTCCCCACTACACAGATGCTGAATGGCTCCGGGGAGCTCAGCACCTCTGGAGAGCTGGAGGACAGTGGTCTAGAGGAGTACCGGCCTTTCCGCTGTGGTGACTGTGGCCGTACTTACCGCCATGCTGGGAGCCTCATCAACCATCGCAAGAGCCACCAGACAGGTGTCTACCCCTGCTCCATCTGTTCCAAGCAGCTGTTTAATGCAGCTGCCCTCAAAAACCATGTGCGGGCTCATCACAGACCCCGGCAAGGAGCTGGGGAAGATGGGCAGCCATCAGTGCTGCTAGCTCCCCTGCCCCTGGCTGAGAACACCCACAAAGAGAAGGAGGTCCCCACTACCACCCTGGACCACCGCCCGTATAAGTGCAATGAGTGTGGTCGGGCTTACCGCCACCGGGGGAGCCTAGTGAACCACCGCCACAGCCATCGGACAGGAGAGTACCAGTGCTCACTCTGTCCCCGCAAGTACCCTAACCTTATGGCCCTGCGCAACCACGTGCGGGTACATTGCAAGGCTGCTCGCCGCAGCACAGGCCCAGGGAACGAGGGTCCCCCCAGCCACCTCAAGGTGGAGCTCCCGCCTGACCCAGTGGGAGCAGAGGCAACCACACGTACAGACCAGGAACATGTGTGCAAACAAGAAGAGGGCACTGATGTCCCCCCAGCAGCAGATAGGACAGCACCACAGATATGTAGCGTGTGTGGGATGCTCTTTGAAGACTCTGAGAGCCTTGAACATCATGTACGGACCCatggggaagaggaaaacaaCAGGTCAGGGACCAGGGTATCACCACCTCGGGCATTTGCCTGCCGAGACTGTGGAAAGAGCTATCGCCACTCTGGCAGCCTTATCAACCACAGGCAGACCCACCAGACAGGAGACTTCAGTTGTGGGGCCTGTGCCAAGCACTTCCATACCATGGCTGCCATGAAGAACCATTTGCGACGCCATAGTCGACGGCGGAGCAGGCGGCACCGCAGGCGGGCTGGCAGTGCTGGTGGTGGGGGAGAAGCCAAATTCCTGTCAGGCGGGAACTGGGCCGAGGAGTTGGTGGGAGACAGTGAGGGCCTGGACTGCCCCCATGACCCTTTAGGGGAAAGATGTAGTAGAGCTGAAGGCAACTTGGAAGGTGATGGGGGCTATTTGCAGGCTGAAACTGAAAGAGACAAGTGTGGGCTTGAGAGGGATGAGGCCTGTTTCCAGGGTGATATCCAGGGTgatagagagagaagaggcacTGAGGAAGGACTGGAAAGGAAGGAGGCCTGTTTCCTTGACAACTTGGACGTCCCagtcaatgaggaaagaaatgggaCTCACTTCTGTGATGGCCTCACTGGAGTGGACGAAGACCAGAAACCAGCCACTGGCCAGCTCAGCTCCCCTTCCCATTCTGCTGAAGCTGTCACTAGCTGGCAGGCTGAGGTCTCCCACACATGTTCTGACTGTGGGCATTCTTTCCCCCATGCCACCGGCCTGCTGAGCCATGGGCCCTGCCACCCACCAGGCATCTATCAGTGCTCCCTCTGCCCGAAGGAGTTCGACTCTCTGCCTGCCCTGCGCAGCCACTTCCAGAACCACGGGCCCGGGGAGGCAGCCTCGGCACAGCCTTTCCTCTGCTGCCTCTGTGGCATGATCTTCCCTGGGCGGGCTGGCTACAAGCTTCACCGGCGCCAGGCTCATGCCTCTTCTGGCATGActgagggctcagaggaggagggagaagaggaaggagcagcagaggcagcctCCACTCAGAGCCCCCCACTGCAGCTTTCGGAAGCAGAGTTGTTGAATCAGCTGCAGCGAGAGGTGGAGGCGCTGGATGGAGCTGGTTATGGGCACATCTGTGGCTGCTGTGGTCAGACGTATGATGACCTGGGAAGCCTGGAGCGTCATCACCAAAGTCAGAGTTCTGGGAACACCACAGACAAGGCTCCCAGCCACTTGGGAGAGTCAGGTGATGCCACGGGAATGGTTGTAGACAGTGTCTTTGAGAGCACAGTGACCTCTCTTTCTGGGGAGGGTGGAGACACAAAGTCTGGAGAGGGAATAAGTGCTGTGGTTACAGATGGCCTTTGCATGCAGGGTGAGGAAAGTTCTCTGGAGGCCCAGCCCCGCCCCTTCCGCTGCAACCAGTGTGGCAAGACCTACCGCCATGGGGGCAGTCTGGTGAACCACCGCAAGATCCACCAGACTGGAGACTTCATCTGCCCTGTCTGCTCCCGCTGCTACCCCAACCTGGCTGCCTACCGTAATCATCTGCGAAACCACCCACGCTGCAAAGGCTCAGAGCCCCAGGTGGGGCCCAtcccagaggcaggaggcagcagtGAGCCCCAGAACATGGGAGAGGACGGGCTGGCGCAGGCAGAAGTGGGGAAGTTCCAGGAAAAACTTAAAGTGGagcccctggaggaggtggcGAGAGTGAAAGAAGAGGCATGGGAGGAGACCACTGTGAAGGGGGAAGAGATGGAGCCAAGGTTGGAGACTGCAGAGAAGGGCTGCCAGACTGAGGCCAGCTCTGAGCGGCCCTTCAGCTGCGAGGTGTGTGGCCGGTCATACAAGCATGCTGGCAGCCTCATCAATCACCGGCAGAGCCACCAGACAGGCCACTTTGGCTGCCAGGCCTGCTCCAAAGGTTTCTCAAACCTAATGTCCCTCAAGAACCACAGGCGCATCCATGCAGATCCCCGGCGTTTCCGCTGCAGcgagtgtgggaaggccttccGCCTGCAGAAACAGCTGGCCAGCCACCAGCGGGTCCACCTtcagcggggtgggggtgggggcacccgAAAGCTGACTCTGGAAGATCGGCCCTTCCGGTGTGGGCAGTGTGGACGGACCTACCGCCATGCTGGCAGCCTCCTGAACCACCGGCGCAGCCATGAGACAGGCCAGTATAGCTGTCCCACCTGCCCCAAGACCTACTCCAATCGCATGGCCCTGAAGGACCACCAGAGGCTGCATTCAGAGAGCCGGCGGCGGCGTGCAGGGCGATCCCGGCGGGCAGCTGTGCGCTGTGCCCTCTGTGGCCGGGGCTTCCCTGGCCGGGGACCTCTGGAGCGGCACCTGCGAGAGCATGAGGAGCAGACCAAAAGTGGTCGGGGAGGCTCAAGTGGCACAGAGCACAGTGAGGGAAACCTGGTTGATGACCAGGGACTAGAGAACAGATTGGGTGGTACTGAGCCAGTACCCCAGCTGGAGGATGGAGACACGAGGCCAGGAGAGCAGAGTCAGAGCCCCATTAGGGCAGTAGGTTCAGAAGCCACAGAGCCAGTATCTTGGGGCATGGGGAAAGCAGATGGGTTGCAAGGGGACAGTGGACAGGTGAATCATGATGGAGATTGGGTTCCTCAGGGTCATGTACTGGCCAAGCCAGAAGACAAGTCAGGGGACAGTGTTTCCAGGACTTCTTGCCCCCTTGGCAACAGCCAGCCCAATGGACCTAGTCTGAGTCACGTGGATAGCTGGGACAATGGAGATAGCATACCTCAGCTCCAGCCAGAGAGCCATCCCTTTTCCTGCAGCCATTGTGGCAAGACCTACTGGCAGTCGGAAGGCCCCTTGAACCACTACAACACCTACAAGACAGACCACCGCTATTGTCTGCTCTGCTCCAAGGAGTTCTTGGATCCTGTGACCACTAAGAGCCACAGCCGTAACCACATAGCTGCCCAGACCTTTGCCTGCCCTGACTGTGGCAAGGCCTTTCAGCACCACCATGAACTAACCAGCCACCTGCAGACTCATGCTAGGGGCATCAGTCAAGTGCCACCTCAGATAGAGGAGGCCAGAGGTCCCAAAGCTGGGACTGTGGAGGATGAGGTGGATCTCTCTGTCCAAGGAAAAACCCAGAAGGCCCCATCAGAAGCCCCCAGGCCTCCAGGAGAGAATGCTGGGAGAGCTAATGGAGGGCAAGGAGTAAAGGCCACAGCGGCTGAAGATGAAGAGCGGCCCTTCCGCTGTGCCCAGTGTGGGCGTTCCTACCGCCATGCTGGTAGCCTCCTGAACCACCAGAAGGCCCACACCACTGGACTCTatccctgttccctctgccccaaGCTTCTACCTAACCTGCTGTCCCTTAAGAACCATGGCAGGACCCACACGGACCCAAAGCGTCACCGCTGCAGCATCTGTGGCAAGGCGTTCCGGACAGCTGCTCGGCTGGAGGGCCATGGGCGAGTCCATGCACCCCGGGAGGGGCCCTTCACCTGCCCCCACTGTCCCCGCCACTTCCGCCGCCGCATCAGCTTCCTGCAGCACCGGCAGCAGCACCAGGAGGAATGGACAGTGGCCAGCTCTGGTACGGGGGCATGA